In the Triticum aestivum cultivar Chinese Spring chromosome 2B, IWGSC CS RefSeq v2.1, whole genome shotgun sequence genome, GCGTGTATGTGAGCATCTGcatttgtactgtgttaaaaaaaacttATAGTCGAGCGGGAGCTACATCTCGCAGTAGTGTGCAAGATGTGGTGGGCTTGCTTGCGCAGAAACTGCGCGAAACAAAACCAGCACTGCACTGACAAAGCAGCAGTCCTAACTTGTAAAGCTTTTTGCAGCGAAAGACACGTCGTCCCTAGGAGGGGCAGCGCCGCCGACACCGACGCCGACGCGGGGTTGAGCCGCCACCGCCAGGATGCGGGGTCTGACGCGGGCGGGAAAGCGCGCCAGTGAGATGGCCTTCAACGCCGGCGGTGGAACCATCAACTGGTTCCCTGGCCACATGGCTGCCGCCTCACGCGCCATCCGCGACCGCCTCAAGCTTGCCGACCTCGTCATCGAGGTCCGCGACGCCCGCGTaaggccccccccccccacccgctcCCCTCCCTTTGCTCATCACTATCCTGTTTTGAAAACGTCTCGCGTTGTCGACAAGGGAGGCAGGGTGGCAGGTTCCCGGTGCTCGCATGGTGTTCAATGAAATGTCTTTCTTATTACAATACCATTTTTGTTAATATGTCTTTCTTGCATTCAACTTGAACCATTATTCCGTGAAACACATTTTGAAACTGAACATAAGGTCTCACTTCTTAGCCTTAGGTTCCTACTTTGTTATTGTAAGTATATGAATGAATAATCAAGATGCTCGCCAAAGAAAATGTAGCAGCATCTACAAGTTGACGAAATATGCTTCATGCATTGCCATCATTTTAACTGCCTATTTCATGAGTGTTTGTTTGCTTCTTGTGTTTCTATTCCTCTCAGGATTACTTTCTTGCAACTGATGAAACTTATGATCAGATTCCGTTATCCTCAGCAAACGAAGACCTTCAGCCGGTGCTTGCAGCTAAGAGGCGTATCCTTGCTCTAAACAAGAAAGATCTAGCGAATCCCAATATAATGAATGTAAGCATCTATATCTAGTTTGGTCAGCCTCCTCAGGCTGGAAGCACCATCTCTTGTTGAAACATTCATCTGGTTCTTACTGAGATTTAATCCTGTTATCAGACACAATGAGATTTGGTGCTGATGCTGATACTCACAAGATCATGTTTACACCAATATGCAGATGTGGGTTGATCATTTTCAATCATGTAAGCAAGATTGCATCTCATTAAATGCACATAGCAGCAACTCTATTAATCAGGTTAGCTAACTGTTACTGCCATGTTTATCCATTTTTCTTTGTGTAAACCTCACAGGATATCTTCTGTATTATACTGAAAGCATCAATCAGATGTTAagctctgaaactttttgcaacttTGATAGCGGGTTTCATTTACCTGATTAGTAATTGTAATTTGTAGGGATAACTGGCCGCTAGACGCCTAGACCACTTGCTGAAATTCTATATTCTGTGCTGGTAAAGGTCATTCACTAACAGAACCTTCCACTACTAAGGAGTCGGAATCTACTAGAATTCTAAACTTAACCTACTAGGACATGAGCTGGCTTAACTTAATAGGACACATGATAACTGAACATTCATAGTAACTCCCCGATCAATAGGAATATCACTTGAACTAGGCTTGTACTAGGATTCAGACTTATGGAACTGTGTCTTGTATGTTATTAACTGGATTCTTGATATCTTTATCGTTTCATTTGACTCAACCTCCGTTAGGCTCTGCGAGTATTTTAAGTTTTTAACCATGCTGGATTTTCAATTTCGCCTTGCGTAGATGATGATTTTCTATCATTTTTAGTCCTTAGTGTAGGTTTAACACATCTAATGTTTGTTTCTGTAATTAATAGCTGCTTGGGCTTGTGGAGTTGAAACTAAGGGAAGCAATCTTGAAAGAGCCCACACTTCTTGTTATGGTAGTTGGAGTCCCCAATGTTGGAAAGTCTGCACTCATTAATTCCATTCATAGAATTGCCAATTCTAGATTTCCAGGTATGACTATCATAACAGAAACTAGTGTAAAGCCCACGCTTTGCTGCAGGTATTATCAGATTGTTTTAGTGAGTttattttgaaatatttgtatATAAATTTTGCATTTTAAGCATAGAGTTGCAAAGCTCAAATGTTGTTGATGCGCATAACCAAATTGAAATGTTAAACTTTGGTACATTAGTTTTCTGGCACGGTTAAGGCAGTTTCAATGGTAGCATCTTTTGGGAAGTTACAAAGTGAATTTTTATAATGTGTTAATCTAAAAAATATTATGtttcttttcattctttttctaatATGTTTTTCCGTGAAGAAAGATCATTTCACCAAGGGACGTGTCTTTTCCACAAAGAGGTGTCTTTTCACCAACTGACATGTCTTTTCATGAAGAGACATCTTTTCACCAAGGGTCATGTCTTTTAACAAAGAGATACCGTTTCATCAAGGGATGTGTTATTTAACTAAAAGACAAGACTGTTTGTAGGTCTTTACTGTGAACTTGTGAGGATTTAATGGACTTGATTGATCCTCGATAGTATAATCCAAGGACTTGTCTTTTTAGGGTGATGTGGCTTAACGTGGGTGTTGCATTAGGAGTCAGTTTTACAATAAAGAGGGATATTGTTTATTTCCTTGGTTATCCATGTTTGTTGCACTATTCCCAGTGAACGATAAGATCAAGCGGGCTACAGTTGGACCTCTGCCTGGAGTTACACAAGACATTGCAGGATATAAGGTGAGCCTCTAAGGTCAATGACACAACTGAACTTGTTAATTTCTTTTTTCCTGATGCTCATTATCACTGCAGTAGATACCAGGAAAAACAACAGATATCACATGTTAACCTGACTGCTCAGTCAGTTACATTATGCACGTGAATGACTGCCCAGTTGAGTCATATCTGAGTATTCAATGCAAATAGGCACACAAATCCATGGATATGGACTAACTGCTGGAAGTGTGGAATCTGTTTCCCTCTTCTTCCTACTAAAATTACAAACTATGTTTTAACTTCAAGTTTTTAATAATAGTTAGTTTATATATATTGGCAAGTCTTACTTTGTAATTCCATCTGGCAACTAAATTAGCTACCTATGTGCCTTGAAGCTCACAAATAGAATCTTATTCACGGCACATATGCACAATTTTAGCTAAGATTTGGGTAGAGCATAAGAACAAAGACACATGACAAAATAGATGCCAGGAATTGCCTTTCTTCACTTCTTTGATCTCAATCCTCTTCGTTCTATGTACATTTTAAACATATCCATACGATGGGCAACTTGGGCATGCAACCCAAAACCTAGTACAATTCATTTAGGGCATGTTTAGTTGACTTCCATGCTATACCTCACTTTGTGTtagaagtgtggcaagccacagTTTTTGTGGCAGCAAAATTGGTAGCACACTTGTGGCAAAAGCTGGCTAGCAAATGACTATGAGAAGTGGCTGCAACCAAACAGTTGCCTAACTTGTCTGCCTAGCATTTGGCAAAGTGTGGTTACAAACCAAACATGCCCTTGGCCCATGCCAGCCCAGTATATGCCATATGTGGCCCTGTCATCGCGCTTGGCTCGTACTTATTTCATTAATTAAACCCTGACTCCATTCTCTTTCATGAAAACAATCAGCTCAGTACTTTTCAACTGTCCACACATGAACTGCTGTGACAGTGAGCCTTTATTCAAGTGAGTGCATTTGTAGAAGTACGGCCATTTCTAGGACAGTGCCCTGTTGTTTGGTCTCTTCTGTTATGATTAATTAAGTACATTTAACAATAAGATGTTTTTTGGATAGATTGCAAGCCAGCTGAGCATTTACGTGCTTGATACACCAGGTGTTCTAGTGCCAAGCATTCCAGACATGGAAACAGGTCTAAAGCTTGCTCTGACAGGTTAGATTCTTATTCTGTGCTGTTCTTTTCTCTGTGCCAACAATTATCTGAAAAGCAAGATTATTGGGATGCCTTACTCGTAATGATCATCATGTTTACTAGCTTTACTTCCTCTGATATTGGAATTTTCAATACTTGTACTGCCACATTGCAATATTGTACTTTTCTGTTTATGTGCAGGAGCTGTCAAAGATTTGGTGGTTGGAGAGGAGCGTATAGCCAAATATTTATTATCTCTTCTTAATATTAGAAAAACTCCTCTACACTGGGGACGATTGCTTCACAGAAGAGAAGAATTTGATGAAGAGCCAGATGACAATTGTGAAAAAGGGTCTAGTGGTTCACTGCGGAGGAGGCGGCATTTTAACAATTCTGATGCCTTGTATGTTCAGGTACTGGCTCTTATCAGAAAATGCACTGCATGAGCCAATTATTGGTCATGTCTCTCCAAACCcatattgtaacacccacgatgcggctatatctcccacgtgtcgaggcacgacttagaggcataaccgcattgtggttttgtcgcaagaagggtcatcttcacacaatcccatgtaatgaacaagaaagggataaatagagttggcttacaatcgccacttcacacaaagatcATATAATTCATGCATCATTAATAGTACaaacatagtccgactacggacaaatccaaatgaaaagaagataaccccaaatgctagatccccaatcgtcccaactgggcaccactactgatcatccagaaaagaaacatagtaacgaccaagatcctcatcgaactcccaactgagcttggttgcatcacctgcactggtatcatcggcacctgcaactgtttggtagtatcttgtgagtcacgaggactcgacaatctcaaaacccgcgagatcaagactatttaagcttatgggtaggatatggtaatgaggtggagttgcaacaattgataagcaaaatatggtggctaacaggcGAGTACAAGAGTAGGAAGAGAAACTATgcaacggtcgtcatctagaagtgatcaagaagtgatcctgaagactacttacgtccaaacataacccaaaccgtgttcacttctcggactccgccgaaaagagaccatcacggctacacacgcggttgatgcattttaataagtcaagtgtcaagttctctacaatcggatgttaacaaattcccatctgccacataaccgtgggcacggctctcaaaagtttataccctgcaggggtgtcccatcttagcccattataagctctcacgatcagcgaaggatattccttctcccggaaagacccgatcagccttggaatcccgattacaagacatttcggcaatggtaaaacaagaccagcaagaccgctcgaatgtgccgacaaatcccgataggagctgcacatatctcgttctcagggcacaccggatgagacatcctacgagtaaaaccaaccctcaagttttcccgaggtggccccgcagtctactcggttcagaccaacacttagagaagcactggccgggggggggggggggggggggttaaaataaagatgaccctcgggctcgcgaaaacccaaggggaagttagtaggttgttaggcaaatgtaaaaccaaggttgggccttgctggaggagttttattcaaagcgaattatcaaggggttcccataaacccgactgcgtaaggaacgcaaaatcaaggaacataacaccggtatgacggaaactaaggcgacaagagtggaacaaaacaccaggcataaggccgagccttccaccctttaccaagtatatagatgcattaattaaataagagataagagatattgtgatatcccaaaataatcctgttccaacatggagcaatcttcaacttcacctgcaactaacaacgctataagaggggctgagcaaaagcggtaacatagccaaacaatggtttgctaggaagggtgaaaaaggttagaggctggcatggcaatatgggaggcatggtaaagcaagtgataggtagcgcaacatagcgatagaacgaagcaactagcaaacaaagatagaagtgatatcgagggtaatggtcatcttgcctgaaatcccgctaggaagaagaccgaatccatgaagaagacaaacggacgtagtcgaacgaatcctcacaactccggaacgaaaccgaagctaacgagagaagcaaaccggaaagaagcaaacaacatggtaaacaaccatcacataaacatggcacgatgcacaaccaagtatgatgcatgtccggtttaatgaggcatggcatggcaaagtgcacaaacaatactacaaattaagtggagctaaacaccacattcatttatttagttcgctctcgtttatgtacccaacaacattaaatgttattaaacgtggcaaggggtgaagcataagtaaaataactatttaggcaagtttaaatgaggccggaaacaacaaacaacaattctggaaaatccccatatgtcatttagcaatttgatgcaaacaacaattttaaacattttaaatgttgttatcatgatgcggatgacatatacaagttttatgcaatttttatgaaaatgttgacataagcatgttatgaagcatttggtcgccatgacggaatgaaaggggtgccatggcgGCGATAGCGGAAATGATGCCAAGGCATTGTTCCgattccgacaactcattgagataccggtgcaaaagagcaagtgtgcggatgtgcgaaacatgcaaaagatggtggggtgatcccggttaccgggttcctaCGGGttgacggcatggcaaacgaggaggaacgtgcaaggatcaattcggacatggtgcaaacacgtgcatctcatacaacacacacattcgttctcggaaggtcgtctcggcgttataccttcgaagcgtgtgttCGGGATGGATCAAGTTCGGAGCGGTGTAGTGGTActcgttcgtagtggaagtagtagttcacgtttcgtagatgttcggggtcacggcgaggaacttgacgtccacggagtcttcgaggggcgacggtagtggtacacgcgttgtcggggtacttgtcggtccggtcttggcgacggtagttgtacacgggtcgtaGACGTTCTCGGGCCGGTCGTAGTGGAACTTGGCGCATCATCGTGTGTAATCGTACACGTTTCGTAGGTGTTCATGTCGTCGTAGCCGTTCGGGTCTTGGAGTGATGGTAGTCAAACTTGGTGGCCTTGACGAACCGAAGTGGTAGTAGGCGAGATACACAGCCACGGTAGTCTCCAGAGTTGGAGTTTCGTGTCCAGAACTTTGACGGGTGCAGGAGATCTCGGGGAGGAAGGGGCTCGGTTCATGCCAAGGTCGCGGAGGGGCCGGCCATGGCGTTGGGCAGGGGTTCCCGAGGTGGTGAAGGTGGCCCACGGCGAGGTGCAGCAGGACGGAGCTCGACAGAGCAAGGGCTGAGCGGCGCTTGGTGGCAGGGCCCTCGAACAGAGGGGTCGACGAGGTGGAGCTCGCGGCAGGAGAGAGCAGGGCACGAAGGAGGCAAGATGCCGCGGTGCGGCTCGTCAACGGGGCGACGCGAGGCAGCGGCCTCCTGGCGGTCGCCGACAGCGGTGGGGCGCGGAGGTGGAGAGGCGGGGACGAGGCGGCGCGGTCATGGGGACGAGCGCGCGATGGAGGCGGGGCGCAGCAACGGTGAGGCAGCGGAGGCACTGGTCGCAGAGGTCGGGACAACGCTTGGGGCTCGGGGTAGCGCGCGGCGGGCAGAGCAACTCTGGCAGTGGAGCTCGGGCTGCAGGAGGCGAACGGCGGAGGTGCAGGAGAGGTCCGACAGAGGTCTGGTGGTGCGGCGcaaggaaggagaggccggcgcggTGCGGTTGGCCTGCTGGGCAGCGGAGGTCGCGGGCTTGCGggagctcgaggagctcctctcctcgggcaCTCGGGCAACAGGGATTTGGCAAGGAGGCGCGGTCGTGGCCTGGTGCTGCAGAGGGAGGCGCGCAGGAGGCTGAGAGGGGGTCGGGCGCAAGGTAGTGGCGCTGCGGGATCGAGAGTGAGAGAGTGAGATGGGGATCGGGACGAATGAGGGAGATGGTGGCGCTGGAGGAAGGGATCAAGGGAAAGAGAGGGGGTCGATCGGCCTAGGGTTAAGAAGCTGGtgagggcggctgggccttgggccaaattgGGCTGGTTGCTGGGCTCCCTCTCTCCTTACTTCTCTTCTCTTACAGAAAAAAAAGgaaggagaaaaagagagaagagcaaAGGTTAGGGAAATAATTGGGCATAGGGTTTGGAGAAGATTGGAAAGGAAATTATGAAAGGCATATAATTTAAACTGCAAGTGTGTTTGAGGGtggttccaaactaatggaatatttcaatatagctccctaaaatatcgagaggatatgttataaagagaaatcaacatctgaattccctcgatttaaatggaccgaagatccatgcaatttattaaGCTGATTTTCAAAAagggtgcaagatgacatgatgcaatgcacatgatgcaaagatgaatgcaacgaacaaaacaaaccacacgacgaaactcagagttgctggaagtcttctggagcgtcggtctcggggcgtcacacataTCCAGGTGCTATCGTGCAAACTTTTCTTGTGTGCCATCAGCTGACATTAGGATGTATTAGATATATGAGGGTTTGAGGATCACATGGATTATCATTTTGAAAATAACAATAACTCTGTAAGGATATTTATAATCAGTGGGATCCTACCACCTGAAGTCTTTCAAATCAGATGCACTGGAATAGCATGAAATGGTTATGGTTCACATGTGATGTGAGCTTGCATTATTTGTTGCTTCTAGTCATGGTTTCGGTTTTTTTTTTCATAAGATGGTACCCTCTTTGTTAATTTCTCTGTTGGACTGTGTGCTCCTGCTCTTAGCTCCTGGAGCTACCCGAAGTAATTGTGAAGTGCTGGTGATTGATATCGCTAACCTGCTAGGTATACATTTATCTTCATTTTGTATTCATGATATATCAAAGTCACAATCTTCAATTCACTGCTAGCTGGGGCTAGCATTAGGCAAAGTTGGGTCATTAACAAAAATTACACATCCATCTAGTTTtttcttagtttattttctgtCATACTCTGTTTTGAACTCTGCAAATTAAACAATCAGCTTGGAGGTTTGCTCAGAGTGTGTGTAGCAAAGTTGGATTTCAGCCAACTTTGTGTGGCTTTGCTGGCAACAAGTTCAATAGTGAATTTATTCACAAAATAAATTCTTTGCCATAGAATTCTTTTCTAAAACTATACATTAATGCTAGACTGTTGACATTTTATGTACCACAATTCATTGCTTCGGTCATTTGACACTGCTGTATCCTGGCCTAGTGTCTTGCAAAATTGTTCGGAGTAATGAGAACTTTGCTGTGCAAACTAGTATAGTACCATGGCAGAGGTTGATAATTTTTAAGCCGCAATCTTTGATTCATTGCAGATTAAACTATCAGCGTATTTTGGCATATTTTGTGGCTATGCTAGCTAGAAGATCCGGAATCCACGGATTCTCCAAATCTTTGGAATTACATGGTTCCAGCTCTTAGCTGGAAAAAACAGATCTCGTCTCACCACCCAtgtagctcccccccccccccccccccgcggcagtGGCGGCGGGCTAGCAGCGAAGAAAAAGCAGTGGCACTCCCAGCGAGAAGGCGGTTAGCACCGTAGGGTGAGCAGCGAAGCAAAAATCAGCGGCGTCGGCTCTCAGGGAAGAGAAGCAGGGTAGCGTGGAGGCGGATCAATTCGTGGCCGGCGCTCCTCAATGGCGTTGCGATTCCTGGGTGCCGCTCCTCAGCTGCAGCTGCTTGTGGCAGATCAATTCCTTGGCTGCTTGAAGCGTCAGCGGCCAGGCAGGAGCGGAGTAGCGGTGAACCTTGGCGGAGCAGCAACAGAACCTGGGAAAGAAGCAGCTAGcaggaagaggagcagcagcagcagcagagagtGGGAGCGACTAGCAGAGAGAGGAGCGCCAGCAGCATCGGCTAGCAGGGAAGGCAAGCAGCGACTTCATCGCTTGATTTGCTCTAGTGCTACTAGCTACAACATCAGCTAGCAAGTTTCTTCGTTTTCTTTCATTTTCCCCTCACTTTATCACGCCCCATAAGATCAATCCTCGTTTTCCTGCATTCTCATAGCTGCTCTATCAGAGTTAGAATTCTGAGTATTGAAGGAAAAGAAAAGGCTACTCCACACTGTCCATGGTGTGGTTTATATAGTAATAAATTATACGCACGTAAAACAAGGCATCAGTATGTGAGTTTTCCAACAAAAAGCCAGTCTTTTGCAATTTTGCTTGGTGTGTATGCTGGTTGGTGCATTGAGAGGTAATCTTACCCTTTTCTACCCAGAGGTGAGCTGAACCAAACACTGAAATGTAACCATTCCATTCCACATAATGCCCACAACCAAACACAGGAACGGAACCAAACTACTCCATGAAATGGAACCATGGCATTCCGTTCCACTTCGTTCTCCAACCAAGCACACCCATAATGGAGAATTTATTCGTGGATAAGAATTTATTCGCCATGGATATCTTTCTCTTATGGGACCATGAGTCATCTtctgtttgcatgttttatgttggTATACAGTATGCTAAACTATCAACTTTCTAGGTGCCACACATAGCTTCAGGCTTGTTTTCACTCCAGTACTATTCTTGCCCAGTGTCTTGCAAAATTGTAAGGAATAATGCCAATAGATgctaatttgtactccctccgtaaagaaatataagagcgtctaGATCACTATATTTCCTGATCTCATTTAGGGCCATGGCATAGTGTCTTGCAGAAGTTTAAAATATGGTCTTATTGATTTCGTGTGCTCATAACATAGTTTTGGTGGAGTGTGCTGCATCTTTCACGCGTAAAACCCGCCATATCAGTTAGTGATCTCTCTATCTATCCTATGACAACAGTTATCATGCAATGCTGTAGTGCATTGCGCTGATGTGTAACTATAGTTCCTTTGTTGTGTACACTTGCATTTCCACCTCAGCATACAAGAACTGCAAAAGGCCCATGTCCAGGTAGAGTCCTGCGGCACACCTTGTGCTAATTGAACTTCCACCATGTGAATATGTCTAACTGCCATATCTTATTAATTATTCTAATTAAATATAATTGAACTATAACATAGTACATTTTTTTTGACTTGCCAATTATTGTCATGTATTTTGTTTTGCTCAATCCTTTGTGTTCCCACTTGTTTGCTTCATCATTTCGTTTTGCGTGCCAGAGTTGGTTTCCTATGTTTTAACTTGTTTTTGTGACTCTTCTACACTTGAAGATAGAACAGGATAATAAACTTACACGGAACTTCTTACTATCATCTTTCTGTCCAATCAAAAGCTGCTTGTTGTTCATTGTTATTATGCATACTATTCGTGCGGTGCAAATTGCACATTTACCCTTATTGTGCCCATGGTACTGTGGTAATCAATGGTTTCCTCCAAGTCATCTATTTCCTATAGGAGTTAATCCTCATCCTCCTGTTACAGGACTTGGTGATAGAGGTCCAGAGAACGCTGTGCAGTACAGCCATGGAATTCACAGGCAACCTCGATGAAGATAACGAGCTGGAAAGTCTAATTGACTCACAGCTTGTTGCCCTTCGAAAGGTGTTCAGAATACCCCACAAACCGCTTGATGAATCACATGGCCCGGCATCCAAGAAGTTATTGACTCTTTTCAGATCAGGGAAACTCGGCCCGTTCATCCTCGACGACCTTCCTGACCAGCACTGAAGGGGAAGATTCACTTGCCTTTGAATGCCAGATGATTGCAACCTTCCAGGAATAGCTTTGTTGTGAAGTAATGCAATGTGTCACAATGTTCAGTACTACTCATAGATAACTAGAAGCAGACGTGTGCCTTGCTGTGCAGATTCCCTTGTAAGGTTTTTCCGCTTGCCGCATATTTTGTGGTTGCCTATGTGGACTGGCTGCTGTTTCTTGTTTTCCCTATGTTCTTTCGTCCCCTTTCTCCCGAGATTTCGGTGGAAGTGGTTGTGCAAGGTCTTTAGGAAACTTACACATAGGGGAACCGATTTTGCATCATCAGCTGGTGGGTTCCTTGGACCGTCGGTGGGGCACCAATACGAACAAACCGTAGGCAGCAAGAATGATGCAGTAACAGATTCTCTAAATTTTTTCAATGCATGAGGTAAATCAACCTATTTCCTGTATATATGTAACGAGAAGTCTGCAAGTAGTAACCCTTTATGATTGATTAGAGTAGCCATGGTAAGCTGAAAAAGGTTTTGGATCTCCTGAAGCTGTGAATTTCACTCTCATGATGCAAGCTAGAAAGGTTTTGGATCTCTTGAATATGAGACTGAAAAACTAAGCAAACTAGCCTAAATTACTGCTATACACGCCGTGCACGGAGTCTGGAGACCCCCTTCCACCGACAACTGCAGGTCGTTATCGGAGGAGAGCCGTTGCAGATGATACCAGCAAAATGGGGGTGAATAGTGGCGCGGCGGTTTGGCCACTCCCTCTCTTGCGTTTTTTTGTGTGGTTTCTGACATCGTGTCATCTTTTCTGTTTTTATGgaaacatgtttatgctttgtcaTCTTACTTATATATTTTGAGACCACGCTTACTACTTTTATTTATGCTACTTCCTCCGTCCAGTTTAtgatcccccccccctccccttcaGTTTTGAGCCTAACATTGGCCCAAAATTAGAGTTATAAATTAGGTGttatatgtcacaaaaagtatatcatcaAATCCGCAACACAAACCACAAGAAGATGCATGGAATAAAAGGGAACTATTAGCCAGGACTTAAAATATATTTAGGAtgacgataactgccacacgtgtgggcgttaagggaTCTGGCCACACGTTTTGTGTGGTGTCTAAGAGGACCAGCCCAAAACAACTAGCGTCCACATGCTTTTTTTTCCTTGCGGTCCTCTTACatgcctacgtgtgggcaaaatggATAACTGCCACACGACCTCTCTCAGCCACCTACCTCACAGTCCCGCACGCCCCACGTGACAGTCAGCACGCGTCCTCGCAGTTGCCATGATTCGGACCCTCTTCAGTGCGTTTAAccgcagttgccatgtcgctgaactatagttgccatgtcagacaactacatttgccatggttgctcaactgcagttgccatctcaggtcaagtgtgAGATGCCATTTTGGAtaactgcagctgttgccatgtatggtctggtttactatagttgccatgatttaaaaactttagaggttgccacctactaacactaagcagttgtcatgtatggtctggtttacaacagttgccatgatttgaaaaccttaGTGATGAGAGCACGACCTTGAACGCGCCGCTGATTTGTATATTCCGTGAAGTAGCACTAACAAATCTGCCGCATGTACTCTCTTTCCTTTTAATTCTGCAGGTTCTCCACGTCCTCTTATCTCTCCAAACGCATGCATGGTACTGTTTTATAATTCGGTTAGGAAACAAATTCCTTCCAGGTTTTGTACGTGCATGCACTTGTATGGACTCATTAACTCTAGCAATTCTCTCATAATT is a window encoding:
- the LOC123045635 gene encoding short integuments 2, mitochondrial isoform X7, translated to MRGLTRAGKRASEMAFNAGGGTINWFPGHMAAASRAIRDRLKLADLVIEVRDARIPLSSANEDLQPVLAAKRRILALNKKDLANPNIMNMWVDHFQSCKQDCISLNAHSSNSINQLLGLVELKLREAILKEPTLLVMVVGVPNVGKSALINSIHRIANSRFPVNDKIKRATVGPLPGVTQDIAGYKIASQLSIYVLDTPGVLVPSIPDMETGLKLALTGAVKDLVVGEERIAKYLLSLLNIRKTPLHWGRLLHRREEFDEEPDDNCEKGSSGSLRRRRHFNNSDALYVQLLELPEVIVKCW
- the LOC123045635 gene encoding short integuments 2, mitochondrial isoform X1 gives rise to the protein MRGLTRAGKRASEMAFNAGGGTINWFPGHMAAASRAIRDRLKLADLVIEVRDARDYFLATDETYDQIPLSSANEDLQPVLAAKRRILALNKKDLANPNIMNMWVDHFQSCKQDCISLNAHSSNSINQLLGLVELKLREAILKEPTLLVMVVGVPNVGKSALINSIHRIANSRFPVNDKIKRATVGPLPGVTQDIAGYKIASQLSIYVLDTPGVLVPSIPDMETGLKLALTGAVKDLVVGEERIAKYLLSLLNIRKTPLHWGRLLHRREEFDEEPDDNCEKGSSGSLRRRRHFNNSDALYVQDLVIEVQRTLCSTAMEFTGNLDEDNELESLIDSQLVALRKVFRIPHKPLDESHGPASKKLLTLFRSGKLGPFILDDLPDQH
- the LOC123045635 gene encoding short integuments 2, mitochondrial isoform X2, yielding MRGLTRAGKRASEMAFNAGGGTINWFPGHMAAASRAIRDRLKLADLVIEVRDARIPLSSANEDLQPVLAAKRRILALNKKDLANPNIMNMWVDHFQSCKQDCISLNAHSSNSINQLLGLVELKLREAILKEPTLLVMVVGVPNVGKSALINSIHRIANSRFPVNDKIKRATVGPLPGVTQDIAGYKIASQLSIYVLDTPGVLVPSIPDMETGLKLALTGAVKDLVVGEERIAKYLLSLLNIRKTPLHWGRLLHRREEFDEEPDDNCEKGSSGSLRRRRHFNNSDALYVQDLVIEVQRTLCSTAMEFTGNLDEDNELESLIDSQLVALRKVFRIPHKPLDESHGPASKKLLTLFRSGKLGPFILDDLPDQH
- the LOC123045635 gene encoding short integuments 2, mitochondrial isoform X3, translated to MRGLTRAGKRASEMAFNAGGGTINWFPGHMAAASRAIRDRLKLADLVIEVRDARDYFLATDETYDQIPLSSANEDLQPVLAAKRRILALNKKDLANPNIMNMWVDHFQSCKQDCISLNAHSSNSINQLLGLVELKLREAILKEPTLLVMVVGVPNVGKSALINSIHRIANSRFPVNDKIKRATVGPLPGVTQDIAGYKIASQLSIYVLDTPGVLVPSIPDMETGLKLALTGAVKDLVVGEERIAKYLLSLLNIRKTPLHWGRLLHRREEFDEEPDDNCEKGSSGSLRRRRHFNNSDALYVQLLELPEVIVKCW
- the LOC123045635 gene encoding short integuments 2, mitochondrial isoform X4, giving the protein MNMWVDHFQSCKQDCISLNAHSSNSINQLLGLVELKLREAILKEPTLLVMVVGVPNVGKSALINSIHRIANSRFPVNDKIKRATVGPLPGVTQDIAGYKIASQLSIYVLDTPGVLVPSIPDMETGLKLALTGAVKDLVVGEERIAKYLLSLLNIRKTPLHWGRLLHRREEFDEEPDDNCEKGSSGSLRRRRHFNNSDALYVQDLVIEVQRTLCSTAMEFTGNLDEDNELESLIDSQLVALRKVFRIPHKPLDESHGPASKKLLTLFRSGKLGPFILDDLPDQH
- the LOC123045635 gene encoding short integuments 2, mitochondrial isoform X6, whose amino-acid sequence is MRFGADADTHKIMFTPICRCGLIIFNHLLGLVELKLREAILKEPTLLVMVVGVPNVGKSALINSIHRIANSRFPVNDKIKRATVGPLPGVTQDIAGYKIASQLSIYVLDTPGVLVPSIPDMETGLKLALTGAVKDLVVGEERIAKYLLSLLNIRKTPLHWGRLLHRREEFDEEPDDNCEKGSSGSLRRRRHFNNSDALYVQDLVIEVQRTLCSTAMEFTGNLDEDNELESLIDSQLVALRKVFRIPHKPLDESHGPASKKLLTLFRSGKLGPFILDDLPDQH